In the Campylobacter showae genome, one interval contains:
- a CDS encoding PepSY-associated TM helix domain-containing protein gives MPFLKKKKFWFNVHLILSLACVLPLLIVALSGAVISYHDEIIDLANSQKTFVERGEKELSAREILDIFKAREPNFTLSYYKINSDANHAIGVSGTNAKGEFKSYFINQYTGEITGENFGDKFIGLMLNFHTNLGLGLSENETLRLIGKHIVAVCSIVLVVLVISGLIIYYPSFKTKFMRAFALKIKARGYAFLYSLHGFAGVYLCLFLAFMSVTGLYWSYDWAAKLVNNALGEKEIFRKKSFTQVRGFSLEDEAKIANLEAAINIFKRDRGDYELFNVITQEDGENFMIFYFDKGLEEDDKVNTMTINAAKGQIARHARFDDAKSSMPRPFAIHKAVLSLHSGYFLGEVGKFIFCLASASVLFFVISGFWMSLKRLKR, from the coding sequence ATGCCGTTTTTAAAGAAAAAGAAATTTTGGTTTAACGTCCATTTGATTTTAAGCCTAGCCTGTGTTTTGCCGCTGCTTATCGTCGCTCTTAGCGGCGCGGTCATATCCTATCACGACGAGATTATAGACCTTGCAAACTCGCAAAAAACCTTCGTCGAGCGAGGCGAAAAAGAGCTTAGCGCGAGAGAAATTTTAGATATTTTTAAAGCTAGGGAACCAAATTTTACGCTTAGCTACTACAAGATTAACTCGGACGCAAATCACGCTATAGGCGTATCTGGCACGAATGCTAAAGGCGAGTTTAAGTCGTATTTTATAAACCAATACACGGGCGAGATAACGGGTGAAAATTTCGGCGATAAATTTATCGGACTAATGTTAAATTTTCATACTAACTTAGGCCTTGGGCTTAGCGAAAACGAGACGCTACGGCTTATCGGTAAGCATATCGTTGCAGTTTGCAGTATTGTTCTAGTTGTTCTGGTTATATCTGGATTGATAATCTATTATCCTAGTTTTAAAACTAAATTTATGCGCGCGTTTGCTCTAAAAATCAAGGCCAGAGGCTATGCGTTTTTGTACAGCCTGCACGGATTTGCCGGCGTTTATCTTTGTTTATTTTTAGCCTTTATGAGCGTTACGGGGCTTTACTGGTCGTACGACTGGGCGGCAAAGCTCGTAAATAACGCGCTTGGCGAAAAAGAAATTTTTAGAAAAAAGAGCTTTACGCAAGTGAGGGGATTTTCGCTGGAGGACGAGGCTAAGATAGCAAATTTAGAGGCCGCGATAAATATTTTTAAACGAGATAGAGGTGATTACGAGCTTTTTAATGTCATCACGCAAGAAGACGGCGAAAATTTTATGATATTTTACTTTGACAAAGGGCTGGAAGAGGACGATAAGGTAAATACGATGACGATAAACGCCGCCAAGGGGCAAATTGCTAGGCATGCGAGGTTTGACGACGCTAAAAGCTCGATGCCAAGGCCTTTTGCGATTCATAAAGCGGTTTTAAGCTTGCATTCGGGATATTTTTTGGGCGAGGTTGGTAAATTTATATTTTGTTTAGCTTCGGCATCGGTTTTGTTTTTCGTTATAAGCGGCTTTTGGATGAGCTTAAAACGGCTCAAAAGATAA
- a CDS encoding TonB-dependent receptor domain-containing protein — translation MKSMPKISMLACLALSCAQAADEVKLNEVTVTSATGFEQNIKDAPASVSVISQKEIARRNHQDIESVVKDAPGVFGATLGAASRRGITMRGLGQKYTKILIDGRPATSDSAYRGLRAVGSAQNFLPPANTIERIEIVRGPMSSLYGSDAMGGVINIITKGFSNEFSGNVNGYYTLAGKSGINDDYQTGFYVNGAVIPDVLGIALYGRYFHKFEDERVFTNRKNEDVNFGAKIMYNATENDEIALDLRRVVNKYERTEGKTLRRATGDNTSVAFEKMSGYTASLSHTGKYDKLLLESFLTHDHMKESGQQDLKLKTTTLNTKGTYFFDNNTLSLGAEYRRERLNEKATTADAANVKRYDFSLYGEDDFDVTDALTLTAGLRYNHDKDYGGHVSPRGYAVYHLSENLSLKGGVSAGYSTPDIKMRTDGLALPFAGGMGAQLGKSDLKPESSLNYEAGVAYGDESLNVSAMAFYTRIKDGLGTKPVCVARPGVPCVHNGKTYRRGIWESVNIGKAEVKGVELASDWQILSNLALHSSYVYTRSKQKSGAYEGKSLNNLPVHTVKIGLDYDATPDLNFWTQMNYLGKTRAVYGLPGDEEIKDYTLFDAGASYKLTKNASVNFSVYNIFNEYVTTKSGRYEILIADGIKYRLGFNVNF, via the coding sequence ATGAAAAGTATGCCTAAAATTTCTATGCTAGCTTGCCTAGCACTATCTTGCGCGCAGGCGGCCGATGAAGTAAAACTAAACGAAGTTACCGTAACTAGCGCGACGGGTTTTGAGCAAAATATCAAAGACGCGCCTGCTTCCGTTTCGGTAATCTCGCAAAAAGAGATAGCTAGGCGCAACCATCAAGATATAGAAAGCGTCGTAAAAGACGCTCCGGGCGTGTTTGGAGCGACGCTGGGAGCTGCTAGCAGACGCGGTATCACGATGAGAGGACTTGGTCAAAAATACACTAAAATTTTAATAGACGGCCGTCCTGCGACCAGCGATAGTGCATATAGAGGGCTTCGCGCGGTCGGTAGCGCTCAAAATTTCCTCCCGCCGGCAAACACGATCGAGCGTATCGAAATCGTGCGAGGCCCGATGAGCTCGCTATACGGCTCGGACGCAATGGGAGGTGTCATAAACATCATCACCAAGGGCTTTTCAAACGAATTTAGCGGAAACGTAAACGGCTACTACACGCTTGCGGGAAAAAGCGGGATAAACGATGACTACCAAACCGGCTTTTACGTAAACGGCGCAGTGATCCCGGACGTGTTAGGCATCGCGCTTTACGGGCGGTACTTTCATAAATTCGAAGACGAGCGAGTCTTTACGAACCGCAAAAACGAGGATGTAAATTTCGGCGCGAAAATCATGTATAACGCCACCGAAAACGACGAAATAGCTCTGGATCTACGCCGCGTAGTAAATAAATACGAGCGCACCGAGGGCAAGACGCTAAGAAGAGCTACCGGCGATAATACGAGCGTTGCGTTTGAAAAGATGAGCGGATATACCGCCTCGCTCTCGCATACGGGCAAATACGACAAACTGCTGCTTGAAAGCTTTTTAACCCACGATCATATGAAAGAAAGCGGACAACAAGATCTCAAGCTAAAAACGACGACGCTAAATACCAAGGGAACGTATTTTTTTGATAACAACACGCTGAGCCTTGGGGCTGAATACAGAAGAGAAAGGCTAAACGAAAAAGCAACGACGGCCGACGCCGCAAACGTAAAAAGGTATGATTTTTCGCTCTACGGCGAGGACGATTTTGACGTGACCGACGCGCTCACGCTAACTGCGGGTCTAAGGTATAATCACGATAAAGACTACGGCGGACACGTATCTCCGCGCGGCTATGCCGTATATCATCTAAGCGAAAATTTATCGTTAAAAGGCGGCGTATCGGCAGGCTACTCGACGCCTGATATCAAGATGCGAACCGACGGGCTTGCTCTGCCTTTTGCCGGCGGTATGGGAGCACAGCTGGGTAAAAGCGACCTAAAGCCCGAATCCAGCCTAAACTACGAGGCCGGCGTCGCATATGGGGACGAGAGCCTTAACGTCTCGGCGATGGCGTTTTATACGCGGATAAAAGACGGTCTAGGCACTAAGCCGGTTTGCGTCGCACGCCCGGGCGTTCCTTGCGTGCATAACGGCAAGACCTATAGGCGCGGTATCTGGGAGAGCGTAAATATCGGCAAAGCCGAAGTAAAGGGTGTCGAACTCGCCTCAGACTGGCAGATTTTATCAAATTTAGCCCTGCACTCAAGCTACGTTTACACTAGATCAAAGCAAAAATCGGGCGCGTACGAGGGCAAATCTCTAAACAATCTACCCGTTCATACCGTAAAAATAGGGCTTGATTACGACGCGACGCCCGATCTAAATTTTTGGACGCAGATGAACTATCTGGGCAAAACCAGAGCCGTTTACGGCCTACCGGGTGACGAGGAGATAAAGGATTATACGCTATTTGACGCGGGCGCAAGCTACAAGCTAACTAAAAACGCGAGCGTAAATTTTAGCGTTTATAATATCTTTAACGAATACGTAACGACAAAATCCGGACGCTACGAAATTTTAATCGCCGACGGGATCAAATATAGACTCGGATTTAACGTAAATTTTTAA